A genomic window from Silurus meridionalis isolate SWU-2019-XX chromosome 21, ASM1480568v1, whole genome shotgun sequence includes:
- the eomesb gene encoding eomesodermin homolog b isoform X2, producing MIITKQGRRMFPFLSFSISGLSVSSHYNVYVEITLADPNHWRFQGGKWVTCGKADNNLQGNKIYIHPESPNTGAHWMRQEISFGKLKLTNNKGANNSNTQMIVLQSLHKYQPRLHIAEVPADGLDSDRETRTQTFIFPESQFIAVTAYQNTDITQLKIDHNPFAKGFRDNYDSMYTVPEGDRLTPPSADSSRTHQLVPSTRYPVQPFLHDQFVNALPASRFYSTERSLQPPEECAAPHRWLVTPVQQPYESEYLPYALTSRALTCYSDSAFASMATGWGSKVSYQNKIPASLPWSPRPSNNNSQDKAREEEWAESVPYTPVCKRRRVSRDESSTENSPTIKCEDSRSENYGKDTSSGSKS from the exons ATGATCATCACCAAGCAGGGCAG gaggaTGTTCCCGTTCCTGAGTTTCAGTATTTCAGGTCTGAGTGTTTCCTCTCACTATAATGTGTATGTGGAGATCACACTCGCAGATCCGAACCACTGGAGATTTCAGGGAGGAAAATGGGTGACATGTGGGAAAGCTGATAACAACCTGCAGg ggaATAAGATTTATATTCACCCCGAGTCCCCGAACACTGGAGCTCACTGGATGCGTCAAGAAATATCATTCGGCAAACTGAAACTGACCAACAATAAAGGAGCAAACAACAGTAACACACAG ATGATCGTCCTGCAGTCGCTGCATAAATATCAGCCGCGGCTCCACATCGCTGAGGTTCCAGCAGACGGTCTGGACTCTGACAGAGAGACGCGTACACAGACCTTCATCTTCCCCGAAAGCCAGTTCATTGCTGTTACTGCATACCAGAACACTGAt ATCACACAGCTGAAGATTGACCACAATCCGTTTGCCAAAGGATTTAGAGACAACTATGACTC GATGTACACAGTTCCCGAAGGTGACAGGTTAACTCCGCCCTCTGCTGATTCTTCTCGCACTCACCAGCTGGTCCCGAGCACTCGTTACCCTGTGCAGCCGTTCCTCCATGATCAGTTTGTGAACGCTCTCCCTGCGAGTCGATTCTACAGCACAGAGCGTTCCCTGCAGCCCCCAGAAGAATGCGCCGCACCTCACCGCTGGCTCGTGACCCCGGTGCAGCAGCCATACGAGTCAGAGTACCTGCCCTATGCCTTGACCTCACGCGCCCTCACCTGCTACTCCGACTCCGCCTTTGCCTCCATGGCTACAGGGTGGGGCTCAAAGGTCAGTTACCAGAACAAGATACCTGCCAGTTTGCCCTGGTCGCCTCGGCCGAGTAACAACAACAGCCAGGACAAAGCACGTGAAGAGGAGTGGGCGGAGTCTGTGCCATACACACCGGTGTGTAAACGCAGACGTGTGTCACGTGATGAGTCCAGCACTGAAAACTCACCGACGATCAAGTGCGAGGACTCGCGATCAGAAAACTACGGAAAAGACACTTCATCTGGTTCCAAGAGT TAA
- the kdf1a gene encoding keratinocyte differentiation factor 1 isoform X2, protein MPGHSTGTKHKSRPHTHGSGGCRSECYRQICSSNQHSCRDQHTTKQESYRNQRNSNQDSYQNHYTDLPQLIKPALPHSPPNYPKSTTSSYRDNHKTNHDSYRNHHAANHHLYRDNQQVYHNHATSPDRKMSQDSGRNYYTSNQHLFRDQDLQRDQCADPPRAIIIDTQPSHATSRSCASGLIPSAPCGSCSWSNCRALICCVLTCGIYGRQQPCVPPNESSTDPAPKSEPEPRRPEPKSEPKTTHLPSSGSFRYGDVYIAGKKVVYSPKSDAPARRSRSTAKGESQRPISNTSIYSREDLDLDEVDDGGTDIDSLITKKLLELYKLHQIEQLAKCTSDLSFSRKTNEISDLINSIAQDYNLEEQEAECRLVHGVIRISTRKYKSQTSKGYKSKDYKSQDALLQPNGRRDGTLPDSGNETMTFTFSTDEPEMLVSDLTPSDELARKMRGHSGRSAYSSGLATDSSADMLLC, encoded by the exons ATGCCTGGACACAGCACCGGGACCAAACACAAGTctcgaccacacacacacgggtcGGGAGGCTGCAGGTCCGAGTGTTACAGGCAGATCTGCTCAAGCAACCAGCACTCCTGCCGAGACCAACACACCACCAAACAGGAGTCGTACAGGAACCAACGCAACTCGAATCAGGACTCGTACCAGAATCACTACACTGATTTACCCCAGCTCATCAAGCCTGCCCTGCCCCACAGTCCTCCAAACTACCCCAAATCCACCACGAGTTCATACCGAGACAATCACAAAACTAATCACGATTCGTACAGGAATCACCATGCGGCCAATCACCACTTGTACCGTGATAATCAGCAAGTGTATCACAACCATGCCACGAGTCCGGATCGCAAAATGTCCCAGGATTCCGGCCGGAATTATTACACCAGTAATCAGCACTTGTTCCGAGATCAGGATTTACAGCGTGATCAGTGCGCTGATCCTCCACGTGCCATCATTATCGACACGCAGCCGTCTCACGCCACTTCTCGGAGTTGTGCCAGTGGTCTGATCCCCAGCGCTCCCTGTGGCTCGTGTTCTTGGTCGAACTGCCGAGCGTTGATCTGCTGCGTCCTCACATGTGGCATTTATGGTCGCCAGCAGCCTTGTGTTCCCCCAAACGAGAGCTCCACTGACCCAGCACCCAAATCCGAACCTGAACCACGGCGGCCCGAGCCCAAATCCGAGCCCAAAACCACTCACCTGCCCAGTTCTGGAAGTTTTCGTTATGGAGACGTGTACATAGCGGGAAAGAAAGTTGTTTACTCGCCGAAATCAGATGCTCCAGCTCGACGCAGCAGATCTACAGCAAAGGGCGAGAGTCAGAGACCCATCAGCAACACTAGTATTTACTCCAGGGAGGATCTGGACTTAGACGAAGTGGATGATGGAGGAACAGATATCGACTCACTTATCACCAAAAAGCTTCTGGAACTTTATAAACTGCACCAGATCGAGCAGTTGGCCAAGTGCACGTCCGACCTGTCCTTCTCACGCAAGACGAATGAGATCAGCGACCTGATCAACAGCATCGCCCAGGACTACAACCTGGAGGAGCAGGAGGCCGAGTGTCGGCTCGTACACGGCGTCATACGCATCAGCACACGCAAGTACAAGTCTCAGACTTCTAAAGGATATAAAAGCAAAGACTATAAATCCCAGGATGCATTGCTGCAACCAAATGGGAGGAGGGACGGGACATTGCCAGACAGCGGGAATGAAACCATGACCTTTACCTTCAGCACAG ATGAACCAGAGATGCTGGTGTCTGATCTGACGCCGTCTGACGAGCTGGCGAGGAAGATGAGAGGACACAGTGGGCGAAGCG CGTACTCCTCAGGACTGGCCACGGACTCGTCTGCAGACATGCTGCTGTGCTGA
- the eomesb gene encoding eomesodermin homolog b isoform X1 gives MIITKQGRRMFPFLSFSISGLSVSSHYNVYVEITLADPNHWRFQGGKWVTCGKADNNLQGNKIYIHPESPNTGAHWMRQEISFGKLKLTNNKGANNSNTQMIVLQSLHKYQPRLHIAEVPADGLDSDRETRTQTFIFPESQFIAVTAYQNTDITQLKIDHNPFAKGFRDNYDSMYTVPEGDRLTPPSADSSRTHQLVPSTRYPVQPFLHDQFVNALPASRFYSTERSLQPPEECAAPHRWLVTPVQQPYESEYLPYALTSRALTCYSDSAFASMATGWGSKVSYQNKIPASLPWSPRPSNNNSQDKAREEEWAESVPYTPVCKRRRVSRDESSTENSPTIKCEDSRSENYGKDTSSGSKSELRDTMIGWCHSD, from the exons ATGATCATCACCAAGCAGGGCAG gaggaTGTTCCCGTTCCTGAGTTTCAGTATTTCAGGTCTGAGTGTTTCCTCTCACTATAATGTGTATGTGGAGATCACACTCGCAGATCCGAACCACTGGAGATTTCAGGGAGGAAAATGGGTGACATGTGGGAAAGCTGATAACAACCTGCAGg ggaATAAGATTTATATTCACCCCGAGTCCCCGAACACTGGAGCTCACTGGATGCGTCAAGAAATATCATTCGGCAAACTGAAACTGACCAACAATAAAGGAGCAAACAACAGTAACACACAG ATGATCGTCCTGCAGTCGCTGCATAAATATCAGCCGCGGCTCCACATCGCTGAGGTTCCAGCAGACGGTCTGGACTCTGACAGAGAGACGCGTACACAGACCTTCATCTTCCCCGAAAGCCAGTTCATTGCTGTTACTGCATACCAGAACACTGAt ATCACACAGCTGAAGATTGACCACAATCCGTTTGCCAAAGGATTTAGAGACAACTATGACTC GATGTACACAGTTCCCGAAGGTGACAGGTTAACTCCGCCCTCTGCTGATTCTTCTCGCACTCACCAGCTGGTCCCGAGCACTCGTTACCCTGTGCAGCCGTTCCTCCATGATCAGTTTGTGAACGCTCTCCCTGCGAGTCGATTCTACAGCACAGAGCGTTCCCTGCAGCCCCCAGAAGAATGCGCCGCACCTCACCGCTGGCTCGTGACCCCGGTGCAGCAGCCATACGAGTCAGAGTACCTGCCCTATGCCTTGACCTCACGCGCCCTCACCTGCTACTCCGACTCCGCCTTTGCCTCCATGGCTACAGGGTGGGGCTCAAAGGTCAGTTACCAGAACAAGATACCTGCCAGTTTGCCCTGGTCGCCTCGGCCGAGTAACAACAACAGCCAGGACAAAGCACGTGAAGAGGAGTGGGCGGAGTCTGTGCCATACACACCGGTGTGTAAACGCAGACGTGTGTCACGTGATGAGTCCAGCACTGAAAACTCACCGACGATCAAGTGCGAGGACTCGCGATCAGAAAACTACGGAAAAGACACTTCATCTGGTTCCAAGAGT GAGCTCAGAGACACCATGATTGGCTGGTGTCACAGTGATTGA
- the kdf1a gene encoding keratinocyte differentiation factor 1 isoform X1, with translation MPGHSTGTKHKSRPHTHGSGGCRSECYRQICSSNQHSCRDQHTTKQESYRNQRNSNQDSYQNHYTDLPQLIKPALPHSPPNYPKSTTSSYRDNHKTNHDSYRNHHAANHHLYRDNQQVYHNHATSPDRKMSQDSGRNYYTSNQHLFRDQDLQRDQCADPPRAIIIDTQPSHATSRSCASGLIPSAPCGSCSWSNCRALICCVLTCGIYGRQQPCVPPNESSTDPAPKSEPEPRRPEPKSEPKTTHLPSSGSFRYGDVYIAGKKVVYSPKSDAPARRSRSTAKGESQRPISNTSIYSREDLDLDEVDDGGTDIDSLITKKLLELYKLHQIEQLAKCTSDLSFSRKTNEISDLINSIAQDYNLEEQEAECRLVHGVIRISTRKYKSQTSKGYKSKDYKSQDALLQPNGRRDGTLPDSGNETMTFTFSTDEPEMLVSDLTPSDELARKMRGHSGRSAAYSSGLATDSSADMLLC, from the exons ATGCCTGGACACAGCACCGGGACCAAACACAAGTctcgaccacacacacacgggtcGGGAGGCTGCAGGTCCGAGTGTTACAGGCAGATCTGCTCAAGCAACCAGCACTCCTGCCGAGACCAACACACCACCAAACAGGAGTCGTACAGGAACCAACGCAACTCGAATCAGGACTCGTACCAGAATCACTACACTGATTTACCCCAGCTCATCAAGCCTGCCCTGCCCCACAGTCCTCCAAACTACCCCAAATCCACCACGAGTTCATACCGAGACAATCACAAAACTAATCACGATTCGTACAGGAATCACCATGCGGCCAATCACCACTTGTACCGTGATAATCAGCAAGTGTATCACAACCATGCCACGAGTCCGGATCGCAAAATGTCCCAGGATTCCGGCCGGAATTATTACACCAGTAATCAGCACTTGTTCCGAGATCAGGATTTACAGCGTGATCAGTGCGCTGATCCTCCACGTGCCATCATTATCGACACGCAGCCGTCTCACGCCACTTCTCGGAGTTGTGCCAGTGGTCTGATCCCCAGCGCTCCCTGTGGCTCGTGTTCTTGGTCGAACTGCCGAGCGTTGATCTGCTGCGTCCTCACATGTGGCATTTATGGTCGCCAGCAGCCTTGTGTTCCCCCAAACGAGAGCTCCACTGACCCAGCACCCAAATCCGAACCTGAACCACGGCGGCCCGAGCCCAAATCCGAGCCCAAAACCACTCACCTGCCCAGTTCTGGAAGTTTTCGTTATGGAGACGTGTACATAGCGGGAAAGAAAGTTGTTTACTCGCCGAAATCAGATGCTCCAGCTCGACGCAGCAGATCTACAGCAAAGGGCGAGAGTCAGAGACCCATCAGCAACACTAGTATTTACTCCAGGGAGGATCTGGACTTAGACGAAGTGGATGATGGAGGAACAGATATCGACTCACTTATCACCAAAAAGCTTCTGGAACTTTATAAACTGCACCAGATCGAGCAGTTGGCCAAGTGCACGTCCGACCTGTCCTTCTCACGCAAGACGAATGAGATCAGCGACCTGATCAACAGCATCGCCCAGGACTACAACCTGGAGGAGCAGGAGGCCGAGTGTCGGCTCGTACACGGCGTCATACGCATCAGCACACGCAAGTACAAGTCTCAGACTTCTAAAGGATATAAAAGCAAAGACTATAAATCCCAGGATGCATTGCTGCAACCAAATGGGAGGAGGGACGGGACATTGCCAGACAGCGGGAATGAAACCATGACCTTTACCTTCAGCACAG ATGAACCAGAGATGCTGGTGTCTGATCTGACGCCGTCTGACGAGCTGGCGAGGAAGATGAGAGGACACAGTGGGCGAAGCG CAGCGTACTCCTCAGGACTGGCCACGGACTCGTCTGCAGACATGCTGCTGTGCTGA